TTTTGCCATAACAAACGAAATTCGTATATCAAGGGCATGTTAGGTTCAAACGAAATTCATATATAAAGGGCATGTTAGGTTCATGATCATATCATAAGTTAGATAAGTTTGAACATGTTTAGACATATGTTTGGTTTATAGTTACAGTTGTGATAAGATTTCTCCTCTATTGCCTGGGTTTATAGCAATAAGACGACTTGTTGGTACAAATATAGCTAAATACCACTTTGGATGTATCAATCGAGAACGAACAAAGTCGTGAATCTTACTGAGCTAGAATTCATCATTATTATCACCAGAATAAGCAATTTGAATCGATGCACAATCAAAATTCTTTTGCCAACCGTTAGGATACTATTCAAGAACAGGTTATCAAGAACAAGTTTTGTGGATGTTATGGCCAGATTAAGAATAGAAGACAAAGCGGCATAACAGAGCAAGACATTGTATGCACCTATCGCTTTAATTTTCTTGTAGCTTTATATACTATAGCTTCATAAGTTGTGTGCAAGTTTAATAAGACATTTTCACTTGCAGATTATTCAGGCATGTACTTTATACTAGGCAGAAGATACTAAAGAGAGATCATTTGGATTATTGCATTGCTTGAGAATCTTAGAGCACCATCCAAAGTGGACTTCTAGATTATCtcagaaaaaaacaaaagatagcCTCCAATGCAAGTCCAGGTACTTCATCTCTAGGTACGACCTCCAACGATGATGAAGTGGAGGCTTGTACCCTTGAACATGATCCATTGAGAACACGAGCTGGTAAGAAGGCCGAGAAAGAACAAAAACCATGAGGTAAAAGTTATGCCTCTTCAGATGATAGTGTTGTCATATTAGCATTGGATAAAGTATGATCAAAGAAGATTGAGAGGGAAGCCAATAAAGATGCTCGCTATGAGCGAGCACTTGCAGTGGAAGAAAAGATGATTGCACTTGAAGAAAGTAAGCAGGAAATAGAAAGAAAGAATGTAGCACTAGAACAACAAAAGCTAGATCAACAGAGAAAGCATGTTGAAGAGAGGATTATGAGCATAGACATTAGTTGTATGACTGTGCTACAACAAAAGTATTGTATGAGCTTGCAGGGTGAGATCATCACTCGATGATACAACACATTGGGTTGAGACTATTATGTTTTTTTACTTGTGCTATTTGCATTGTGGTATGAATTATTTATTATGCGAACTATAAGTTGTGTGAACTATTTGTTGTGCGAACTATAAGTTGTGTCAAAAAGAACATGATATATTAATTCAAAAAGAACTGCATACAAAATCATACATAATTTGAAAACATTACACCCCTCCATAATAAAAACATTACTTGATAGATTCTGACTACATTATTGCAAATGCTTACACTATACGAACTATGACTCTGCATATAGTTGCCATAGTACTTGACTAGATTATCTTGAAACTGAGAGTGAGCTTGTCGGTTTCTGATATCATGATTGCACTTAATAAACTCCATAAACTGAGACAGCTCATGGGTGTGCTCATCAGAAACTGTCACCCTTTCTCCCTCATGATCATAATGGAAGTCTTCTGGCTTATTATTGTAATCGAAGTCTTCCCGCTCATCTTCAATTATCATGTTATGCATGATGACGCAAGCCATCATGATTTGTCTGTGTCTCTTAATCCCAAAACCTTGTTGGTCCATGAACAATGGCAAAATGAGCCTATAGAACTCCAAATGTTCATTCGACATCCTTCCTAGCTCCTTTTTGAGCTTGCGAGAAAAGTTTTTTCTTATTCTCTTGCGGAGATGGTATTGTCTTCATGAATGTTTCCCATGGTGGATATATGCCATATGCCGGGTAATAGCATATTGTATATTTGTGATCATTGATGGCGTAATTCACTTATGGAGCTTGTCCTtccactagctttgaaaataTAGAGGAACGGTgaagaacattaatatcattgtgagacctcggtaaaccaaagaaagtatgccaaatccaaagatctTCTGAAGCAATAACTTCTAGAATAATTGTGGGCTCATGCACATAACCGGTATACATTCCTTGCCATGTTATAGGGCAATTTTTTCACTTCTaatgcatgcaatctatgcTCTCTAGCATATCGCGAAAACCTCTTGCATCTTCCACTTCAAGTAAGCTAGCAGTATCAAGATTATTTGAAGATCTCAGGTACTCATCTCCAAAGACTTCCACAACAGCTTGTACAAACCTTTTAAGACTCTCTATAGCAGTACTTTCTCTAATCCGAATAAATTCATCCGTGGCATCCGCTGGTGCTCCATAAGCTAGCATGCGAAATGCAGCGATAATCTTCTACGAAGGAGATAACCCAAGAATCCCAACACTATTTTTTTCTGCACGAAATAGCTATCATGCTCTACTATATATTGCACTATACAAAGAAACAGAGAACGAGGCATTCTAAATccacacaaaaataataataaaatgataCGGGAGGATAAAAAATAAGGGCGAACAAAAACATATTCATTAATTACAAACCTATGCCGAAAGATAGCCAGACCATAGGTGGGAGCCTCTGAAAAGTAGTCTTAGTATAGTCTCGTATGTCCAGTTTCTCTATTGCTATTAATTACTCGATGTCTTGGCATGAAGCCACCATGGCATCGAGCATTCAAGTATTGATCTTCATCGTGCACTTGGAATGCTGTAGCAACAATGAGTTCATCGTTATCGGATGAGGTCAACGACGAATCCATGAGAATTTGCTTGACGATGTTGCGATGCCTCATTACGATGTTGGAGAGGAGATAAAGATACGTGGGAGAGAACACAGAGAGAGCTGGGAGAGGAGACACAGCTCAGGAATGGCAATTGGACTTACATATATAGACCTGAAAAAAAATAACCGTCGGAGAATAATAGTTGGAAAAATAGTCATTGAAAAATAGCTGTTGAAAAGATATCACTTAGAAATATAACCATTAAAAAATATAGTCATTACGaatatattgttagttatagaatactatttaAAAATAGGAGAGAATATGAAATGCGAACTATGGATATGCTGTTGAAGTGATTGAGTAATATGGAGGGAAAATCTTTATAGATGACAATCCATATAGTGATATAGATATTGTATTATAGATGGTCAGTTAGAGTTGCTCTTAAATGAGTTTGGTAAAAACCTATGGCAAACGTTAGCATCCTTGAGCTATCAGCCAAACATGCTTTAACTCTTGTTCCCACAAAAGCCCTAACTTCCCACTCTCACTCCAAAGAATCGTCACCATTGAGCATACCAACAGTCTCTTTCCCTAGCCTCACCAACGAAGCACACCAGCCAACGCCTCCAGCTGCGACTGCTAGAGCTGCCTCCCACCTCATCTTCACCCATTGCCACTATACACCATCCTCCTTAGTCTCTAATGACTGGTTGCCATCTCCGCTACCTCTGTCCCTAATCACCGTTATGTTTTTTTGGCTATGACTTTTGAAAAAGTTGCTTTTAAAAGCTGCTATTGAAAAATTGCTCACGgaaaatctatttttagattagtTTTTGATATGAATGAAATGGTAACCAGCTTCTGACttctaataataaatataatatttacttctcagaaattattttaaaaactagcTTCAGAGAAACAAAAACCAACAAAGTCCCAAACAAAGACGGCTCACCTCGGCTTCTGACCACCGGAGGAGCACGAATCTTGGTGCAAATTGGACGGTAAAATTGGGTAACGGAGTTTTTCTCCTAATTCTCAATCCGTAGAAAAAGAAAGTAATAGTGACTAAAAATAAAAGTACAGGATAGGACACAGCCATGCAGCCCTTCGGACCCGAAAGGGGCAGTGAAGTGGCAAAAGCCTAGCAAACAAACTTTTGCTGCTCACCTCCCTGTCCCTTTCTTGGCAGGTTGCCACATGCCCACAAGGTACACAAGACATGAcacatcgccccccccccccccacaccgcTTTATAACACACCACCCCTCTCGTTTCTCCCCCAGCACTGCACAACATCCTCCCACAACCTGTACTCGTTCTTGCTTCTCCTTGAGTTCTTGCGAGCGCCTGATCAGTTACCGCTCTGCGCTGAAGGTGAGGTTCAGTTTCTCAGCCCCGAATCCGTTTCTCGCGTGGTTTTGTGCTATAAGAATTTTGCATTTGGTTTTTCCTTTTAGATGCAGAGTTCTGAAAGTATGGGTTTGGGGGCAAAGAGTAGGTGTTGACATGCTACTACTTCCTGTGAATTGCTAGCTCATTTCTTGTGGCATTTGGGTTGTGCTGTGAAAGGTGCATAATCCTACCATTTCCAACTCATTTGTGACATTCCCTCCACGCCAACATCTCCTTTtgctcttttttctttatttcttcagGCAATACATATCTGTAAAGTGTCTTTTGGGCTAAATTTTCATTTGTGGTTCTGATTGACCCATATCAATCAGCAAGTGGAGGTTGTTTCCTATGTGGCGTGTACTTGCATACTCCATGCTAGTGCATATGGTTTCCAGGATTCGAATGCTTCCCTTGTGCTGGTCTTTGCCTTCCGGTTGCAGGCACATGTGTTTTTTTCTCTGGTTGATGCAGCTGCTGCCTCTGTCTTTACCACCTTTTTTATTTTGGTAAAGTCAAAGTGGATTGAGTCATTCTGTTTTGGAGTTGTCTGGTCATTTTATATCATTTTTATCAGGTGTTGTAGAGTGTTCGCGAGATAAGTAAAAATTTAGGATTTGCAGAAGGCTGCCCCCTGCCCCTTCTCCTCTTTGCTTTCTGATAAAGAACGCACAAACTGCTTCCTGAAAGAATGACACAAGAATATACTTCTCTGTTTACTCCATTGTTAGGAATTGAAAGGTTTCACTATTTGGTCCTATTAAACGGAAATACTCAATATTGAGAAACAGTGTATTAATATGGGCAGAACTCAGGAACTGTTATTGTTTGTTAATTTTGTCTGTGATTTATTACCGAccagtttttatttttattgttcATTGAAAGGGGCCCTTGATGTTCACATTCTAACTTCCGGAGTTTATTTGGATCAGTGCACGGTATCCACATGCCAtttaataattttcttttttttcttctgttcaTTTCTTTTAGAGAGATCTGTTGAGCGCTAGCGCTCGATCCTCAACGAGGTAGGGATTAGTATAAATCTAATTCGACGATCCACGTAATTAGATATTTTAATAATTATggcaattttgttaaaattattcACCATACTTTTGCTAATAAAAAGATTGATGCCGCAAACATCGGATCGCTAACCTTAGCCGATGGGTAGCAAATAAACCCTCATGCCTAATTTAAAATGTTAAAACAGTAATGAAATTttactctatttagagacaTATAACTGTAGTTAATTACTTTCATGCTACGTATTTTCTCCCTAAAATAACCCTAATAGTACCATACTACTTacatatactacctatactacCGGTGAGAAATGAGTAGTATCCTGGCTAATCTGAACCGTTggactctaaaaatagatggctcGTATTAATTTTGAACCACCgtaaaaaatttatagattttaTGAGTATCCATGATATTAAAGGTTATACAAAAGATGGTGTTAGTGTGATCAGATCCATGCTCACATACTTAAAGTGATCTAGTTCTTCCTTTGAATAGGATAATCAAGTATTAGAGCGTTGTATCATCTGTCATGTTACCTCAATTTTCTCCAAATTTGCCATCAGATTCACTCAAAATGATACTTACATGTCATCTAATTCTGGTTCTTTTCGTGTTTTCTTTCATTTGCTTATGTGAGCTTGTCTACGCATTTGAATGGCTAATTTTTCAAGATACTAATTCAAGGACTGGTTCATTGAATAGTAGCGGGGGTGTGAAGAATAGCTTAAAGGTTCATAGGAACCTTCATTTCTTGGAAGATGTATAGGGCTAAGAGAGCTGCATTGTCACCAAAGGTGAAGCGCCGTGTTGGGAAGTATGAGCTCGGACGCACTATTGGGGAAGGAACCTTCGCAAAGGTCCGGTTTGCGAAGAACACTGAAAATAATGAACCTGTTGCGATCAAAATCCTTGATAAGGAGAAGGTTCAGAAGCACAGATTAGTTGAACAGGTCAGTATCAGGCAATTCCTTTCTAAGACCACGCACTAGTTTCTTGTTATCTCTTTTATCTGTCCATATCATGATCCATAGATCAAAATTCAGTTAATCAGAAATACCGTGGTTAAAAGTCTTATGCTTTCTCCATAAGCCGTATATCACTTTCATAAATGGTAAAAGGTTCAGTCTACCATACAGCCAATCTTATCATCATTGCTAACAGTCAACCGATGATATCTTTTGTCCAGTTAGGAAACCCAAAAGGAAAAAGCTTACAGTTCAAACCTTCTTGGTCGCGTGCGTGATTGCAATCTGCTTTTCTTTTGTCAAAGTCCACTGCCATCACTTGCATCTTTGTATCAAAGGAGCAACGGggagaaatattttttcttcctTGGGCGTTGCCGTGTCAGCATGGGAGCATAGGAATATGTAACTTCAATTAAGAAATGATTTTTTGTCTACATATTTGCATGACCTCGAGATATATCCACATGGTGATCTTCCGGTTGAAGTCATACTACCAACCTAGTATGTTCTCCTCGTGCCTTGTGCTGTTTCCAGTTTCTGTCTGCACTTTGTgaaaattaaatatatgttCCCCTCAGTGCCCTACTGGATGCCCATGTCCTCAGTTTTTCTTTAGTTGACTTCACTATTCTTTTTACTCCTAACCATATAGTTATTGGACAAAAACTTTCATTAGTCGAAAAATCCATGGTGAAATCttaaatgtttttttaatattctcCTCATATAGGGAATGCCTCATGCTCTGTGTTTTTCCCCTTAAGATTGGAACTATGTACTTGATATCTCTATGCTGATACCATCCTAAATTCAATGCAGATTAGACGCGAAATTTGTACTATGAAGTTAGTAAAGCATCCTAATGTTGTTCAGCTGTATGAGGTAAGCTCCAAAAAATTATCTACGTTTCAAGATATATCACTGCATATGTCTGGAAATGTGTTTCTTTTTGTACCTGAAATATGTTTTATTCATGCCTATACTCTGGTGGTACTAGATGGATGAAATTTTGTCTTCTATCTCAGGTGATGGGAAGTAAAGCTAGAATTTTCATTGTTCTGGAATATGTTACTGGCGGAGAGCTTTTTGAAATCATTGTAGGTGCCATTATATCATATATCCGCTTGAAACGCTTGAAATTATATTTTCCTATGTAGACTATTTATTCAAACTACACAATCATGTTTTGATTAATTCTATTTGCTATTATGCAACAACTTCACAATCAGGCCACTAGTGGAAGGTTGAAGGAGGATGAAGCACGCAAATACTTTCAGCAATTGATCAATGCAGTTGATTATTGCCACAGTAGGGGAGTGTATCACAGAGACTTGAAGGTAAAGCCTTAATGTTCATGCGTTCTTCTATAATAAATTATGGGCACAGAAGTGCAGAAAAGTGACATAATTATGTGTAACCTGCATTTGCAGTTAGAGAATTTGTTGCTTGATGGTGCTGGGAATCTCAAAGTATCTGACTTCGGTTTAAGTGCTTTAATCGACCAAGTGAAGGTATCATTGGATATATTAGTTCCAATAAATTCTCAATAACAGCTGCATATTGTTCTCTTGTTGACTGCATTTCAGTTCTTACACTCTAATATTATTGTTCTCCTTTGACCCTAAAGGCTGACGGTCTGCTTCATACAACATGTGGAACTCCCAACTATGTCGCTCCTGaggttattttttttcttatcataGAATAATCGTTTTTTAATTGTGCATTGGAGTTAAACAAGTTTGTCTAACTAATGTAGATCTTTGTAGGTGATCGAAGATGGAGGCTATGATGGTGCAACTGCAGATATCTGGTCTTGTGGAGTAATCCTCTTTATTCTTCTTGGCGGGTATTTACCTTTTGAGGATGAAAGCATCATCTCCCTGTATAAAAAGGtaagcaacaaaagaaaaaaaaaacaagatgaTGTTATTGTTATTATCTCTTAATATTCCCTTTGCAATCACAGATCTCAGAAGCACAGTTTACCTGTCCCTCTTGGTTTTCCGCGGGAGCTAAGAACCTGATTACCAGAATTCTTGATCCTAATCCTACAACTGTAAGTATCATATAACTTTGGAGCAAAGTTGTTGAAATGAGCCCTATATTAGCTAACCATATATGGAAACTGTAAGAATAATGCGCAAGtgataatttaaaatatacagCTACTATGTGTCTATGACATAGACAGGTCTTTCACACTACAAATGCTATTCCTGCACAAccttgaactattttttttagtgagTCTTTAATTTTCATTAATATTTCAACTTTGAGAAGTATTTGTGAAATCCCAACTCAGCTgcctttttgttgtttttgaaTGACAACCAGCGGATCACCATTCCTGAGATACTGGAAGATCCTTGGTTCAAAAAGGGATACAAGCCTCCTGTTTTTGATGAGAAATACCAAATTAGCTTGGATGATGTTGATGCTGCTTTTGGAGACTCAGAAGTGAGTCAAATGGACCTGTTGTTGTTAAGATATTTAGCCCTTTACAGTAGGAATTAAGTGATTGACTGTACGCGATTGATATGTTTACCAGGACCAGCATGTGAAAGAGGAAACTGAAGATCAGCCAACCTCAATGAATGCATTTGAACTGATTTCACTGAACCAAGGACTGAATCTAGACAATTTGTTTGAGGCAAAGAAGGTCCGAAATAATTCTGTTTTCTTCTTACATTGTCAATGTTAGGTTTCCATGTTTTACTACCTACTTGTtaattaaaacatattttagaaACTACATATCTACAATgagcttctttctttctttctttcttttgacaGGAGTATAAAAGAGAGACAAGATTCACCTCGCAATGTCCTCCAAAGGAAATCATCACCAAGATTGAAGAGGCTGCAAAGCCACTTGGATTTGACATTCAGAAGAGAAAATACAAGGTATTCCTGTTGATTACAGTCTGCATATACAGTACTTCTCCCTACTTTCAACCTATGGTGTAGAATTTGTCATGAATGTCGAAGTTATTAGGAAAATAAAATCTTACTACCATCTTCCATACTTCAAGTCCTAATaagttttttgtttcttctttccaGATGCGGATGGAAAACCCAAAGGCAGGTAGAAAAGGCAATCTGAATGTTGCAACTGAGGTAAATGAAAACCCACGTTAGCAAACAGTGTAAACGTTGAAGAACAATCACCCATTAAGATTTTTTTGTGACAACCTTTAGGTTTTTCAAATAGCCCCATCCCTACACGTTGTTGAGCTCAAGAAAGCAAATGGGGATACTCTGGAGTTTCAAAAGGTACTGGGCTCAAGTAATTCTGCCATATCATCCTTCTCTAAGCAGTTCTCTATGAACTGAGGCATTGATGCATTGTACCCAAATTAATTGTGTTGTGCAACAGTTCTACAGAACTCTGTCGACCCAACTGAAGGATGTTGTGTGGAAGTGCGATGGTGAGGTCGACGGTAACAGCGTGGTGGCATGAAGCGGCTTCTTCTGAACTTTCACAAGCCGGCGCTAGCTTTCCTTGTACATAGTTTCTCCTCGGGATGATTGGTGTTCATTGCAGAGTCGGTTTTGCAAACAAGTTCGTTCGTTGGTTCCTTGATTTGTTGGCAGATAAGCTCCGATGAAACAACGGTCGTGAAGGCTGTTGCAGATGAGCTTATCGACGAGTTCTTTGGTTCAATTTATGATCTGGAAGCAGATGGAATGGGAGCCACAAGGCTGTATTGTAGGGTCGTAATAGCAGAATCAGATAATGTATTGGAGTACCTATTTGTCAGTTCAATTACAGTCCCCTAAAATTTCTTTATTCTGGGGAGATTATTCGTAATGATTCCGAAGTTTATATTATGGTCCGGAAGATGCTTGGACATGTATGAGGTGAACAATGAACATAGCCAGATTGTGTTCCGGTCCTTGTCGATGATGTTGAATGCTAGGAGGACGGTAATTGAGAAGCGAAAAATGAAATGCTGCAGTAATCGGAAGCTGGAGCTGTGGAAATGGAGGTTTTTGAATGGTTAGCTTACCTCATTATGAACGCA
The nucleotide sequence above comes from Phragmites australis chromosome 4, lpPhrAust1.1, whole genome shotgun sequence. Encoded proteins:
- the LOC133916214 gene encoding CBL-interacting protein kinase 31-like isoform X2, whose product is MYRAKRAALSPKVKRRVGKYELGRTIGEGTFAKVRFAKNTENNEPVAIKILDKEKVQKHRLVEQIRREICTMKLVKHPNVVQLYEATSGRLKEDEARKYFQQLINAVDYCHSRGVYHRDLKLENLLLDGAGNLKVSDFGLSALIDQVKADGLLHTTCGTPNYVAPEVIEDGGYDGATADIWSCGVILFILLGGYLPFEDESIISLYKKISEAQFTCPSWFSAGAKNLITRILDPNPTTRITIPEILEDPWFKKGYKPPVFDEKYQISLDDVDAAFGDSEDQHVKEETEDQPTSMNAFELISLNQGLNLDNLFEAKKEYKRETRFTSQCPPKEIITKIEEAAKPLGFDIQKRKYKMRMENPKAGRKGNLNVATEVFQIAPSLHVVELKKANGDTLEFQKFYRTLSTQLKDVVWKCDGEVDGNSVVA
- the LOC133916214 gene encoding CBL-interacting protein kinase 31-like isoform X1 — protein: MYRAKRAALSPKVKRRVGKYELGRTIGEGTFAKVRFAKNTENNEPVAIKILDKEKVQKHRLVEQIRREICTMKLVKHPNVVQLYEVMGSKARIFIVLEYVTGGELFEIIATSGRLKEDEARKYFQQLINAVDYCHSRGVYHRDLKLENLLLDGAGNLKVSDFGLSALIDQVKADGLLHTTCGTPNYVAPEVIEDGGYDGATADIWSCGVILFILLGGYLPFEDESIISLYKKISEAQFTCPSWFSAGAKNLITRILDPNPTTRITIPEILEDPWFKKGYKPPVFDEKYQISLDDVDAAFGDSEDQHVKEETEDQPTSMNAFELISLNQGLNLDNLFEAKKEYKRETRFTSQCPPKEIITKIEEAAKPLGFDIQKRKYKMRMENPKAGRKGNLNVATEVFQIAPSLHVVELKKANGDTLEFQKFYRTLSTQLKDVVWKCDGEVDGNSVVA
- the LOC133916214 gene encoding CBL-interacting protein kinase 31-like isoform X3 encodes the protein MKLVKHPNVVQLYEVMGSKARIFIVLEYVTGGELFEIIATSGRLKEDEARKYFQQLINAVDYCHSRGVYHRDLKLENLLLDGAGNLKVSDFGLSALIDQVKADGLLHTTCGTPNYVAPEVIEDGGYDGATADIWSCGVILFILLGGYLPFEDESIISLYKKISEAQFTCPSWFSAGAKNLITRILDPNPTTRITIPEILEDPWFKKGYKPPVFDEKYQISLDDVDAAFGDSEDQHVKEETEDQPTSMNAFELISLNQGLNLDNLFEAKKEYKRETRFTSQCPPKEIITKIEEAAKPLGFDIQKRKYKMRMENPKAGRKGNLNVATEVFQIAPSLHVVELKKANGDTLEFQKFYRTLSTQLKDVVWKCDGEVDGNSVVA